From one Ictalurus punctatus breed USDA103 chromosome 20, Coco_2.0, whole genome shotgun sequence genomic stretch:
- the LOC108280251 gene encoding gap junction delta-2 protein, giving the protein MGEWTILERLLEAAVQQHSTMIGRILLTVVVIFRILIVAIVGETVYEDEQTMFLCNTLQPGCNQACYDKAFPISHIRYWVFQIILVCTPSLCFITYSVHQSAKQRDRRYSFLYPMLEKDYSREGTRKVRSVNGILVQHPDSSGGKDEPDCLEVKEIPNVARGLTHSKSSKVRRQEGISRFYVIQVVFRNALEIGFLAGQYFLYGFSVPAIFECDRYPCLKEVECYVSRPTEKTVFLVFMFAVSGICVVLNLAELNHLGWRKIKTAIRGVQARRKSICEIRKKDMAHLSQPPNLGRTQSSESAYV; this is encoded by the coding sequence gaTTCTACTGACGGTGGTTGTGATCTTCCGGATCCTCATTGTAGCCATTGTGGGTGAGACGGTGTATGAGGACGAGCAGACAATGTTCCTATGTAACACACTCCAACCCGGCTGCAACCAGGCCTGCTACGACAAGGCCTTCCCCATCTCACACATCCGCTACTGGGTCTTTCAGATCATCCTGGTGTGCACGCCAAGTCTGTGCTTCATTACCTATTCCGTGCACCAGTCGGCTAAACAGCGTGATCGCCGCTATTCCTTCCTCTATCCAATGCTGGAAAAGGACTACAGCCGAGAAGGCACCCGCAAGGTTCGCAGCGTCAACGGTATCCTGGTGCAGCACCCAGACAGCAGTGGTGGCAAAGATGAGCCTGACTGCCTAGAGGTTAAAGAGATCCCTAATGTAGCACGTGGCCTCACCCACAGCAAGAGCTCCAAAGTGCGTCGGCAAGAAGGTATTTCTCGTTTCTACGTCATCCAGGTCGTGTTCCGTAATGCCTTGGAGATCGGCTTCCTGGCAGGCCAGTACTTCTTGTATGGCTTCAGCGTACCAGCCATCTTTGAGTGTGATCGCTATCCATGCCTAAAAGAAGTGGAGTGCTACGTGTCGCGCCCCACCGAGAAGACAGTCTTCCTGGTGTTTATGTTTGCCGTGAGCGGCATCTGTGTGGTGCTCAACCTGGCCGAGCTCAACCACCTGGGCTGGAGGAAGATCAAGACGGCCATCCGGGGTGTCCAGGCACGCCGCAAGTCTATCTGTGAGATCCGCAAGAAGGACATGGCGCACCTGTCACAGCCTCCAAACCTGGGCAGGACCCAGTCCAGCGAGTCGGCTTACGTTTGA